The Chroicocephalus ridibundus chromosome 2, bChrRid1.1, whole genome shotgun sequence genome includes a region encoding these proteins:
- the ADCYAP1 gene encoding pituitary adenylate cyclase-activating polypeptide isoform X2 yields MCSKAILALLVYGIIMHCSVYCSPAAGLQYPALRLEDEVYDEDGNTLPDFAYDHEPLGIANPSSVIGEMYTLYYPPEKRHADGIFNKAYRKLLGQLSARKYLHSLMAKRVGGAGGGLGDEAEPLTKRHIDGIFTDSYSRYRKQMAVKKYLAAVLGKRYKQRVKNKGRRVAYL; encoded by the exons ATGTGTAGCAAAGCGATCCTAGCACTCCTGGTCTATGGCATAATAATGCACTGCAGCGTCTACTGCTCACCTGCGGCCGGACTTCAGTACCCGGCGCTCAG gctggaggatgaagtcTACGACGAGGACGGGAACACCCTGCCGGACTTCGCCTATGACCACGAGCCCCTCGGTATAGCGAATCCGTCCTCCGTGATCGGCGAGATGTACACCTTGTATTACCCACCGGAAAAGAG GCACGCCGATGGGATCTTCAACAAAGCCTACAGGAAACTCCTGGGCCAGTTATCCGCCAGGAAATATCTGCACTCCCTGATGGCCAAACGGGTCGG CGGTGCCGGCGGCGGCCTGGGGGACGAGGCGGAACCGCTGACCAAGCGGCACATAGACGGCATCTTCACGGACAGCTACAGCCGCTACCGGAAACAAATGGCTGTCAAGAAATACTTAGCAGCCGTCCTGGGGAAAAGGTATAAACAAAGAGTTAAAAACAAAGGACGCCGAGTAGCGTATTTGTAG
- the ADCYAP1 gene encoding pituitary adenylate cyclase-activating polypeptide isoform X1, with protein sequence MNKNPDTTTGATNNIARPLRVAMCSKAILALLVYGIIMHCSVYCSPAAGLQYPALRLEDEVYDEDGNTLPDFAYDHEPLGIANPSSVIGEMYTLYYPPEKRHADGIFNKAYRKLLGQLSARKYLHSLMAKRVGGAGGGLGDEAEPLTKRHIDGIFTDSYSRYRKQMAVKKYLAAVLGKRYKQRVKNKGRRVAYL encoded by the exons ATGAATAAAAATCCGGACACCACCACGGGGGCAACAAACAATATTGCCCGTCCTCTAAG AGTGGCAATGTGTAGCAAAGCGATCCTAGCACTCCTGGTCTATGGCATAATAATGCACTGCAGCGTCTACTGCTCACCTGCGGCCGGACTTCAGTACCCGGCGCTCAG gctggaggatgaagtcTACGACGAGGACGGGAACACCCTGCCGGACTTCGCCTATGACCACGAGCCCCTCGGTATAGCGAATCCGTCCTCCGTGATCGGCGAGATGTACACCTTGTATTACCCACCGGAAAAGAG GCACGCCGATGGGATCTTCAACAAAGCCTACAGGAAACTCCTGGGCCAGTTATCCGCCAGGAAATATCTGCACTCCCTGATGGCCAAACGGGTCGG CGGTGCCGGCGGCGGCCTGGGGGACGAGGCGGAACCGCTGACCAAGCGGCACATAGACGGCATCTTCACGGACAGCTACAGCCGCTACCGGAAACAAATGGCTGTCAAGAAATACTTAGCAGCCGTCCTGGGGAAAAGGTATAAACAAAGAGTTAAAAACAAAGGACGCCGAGTAGCGTATTTGTAG